One window of the Chryseotalea sp. WA131a genome contains the following:
- the rfaD gene encoding ADP-glyceromanno-heptose 6-epimerase — MIIVTGAAGFIGSYLIKRLNEDNFNAIIAVDLFDNVEKNKNLVGLKIQERVNRDEFLSWLDQNNELVEFVFHIGARTDTTEFDSALLNRLNTQYTKDLWQKCCRYQLPLVYASSAATYGLGEMGYDDDESKIELLKPLNPYGQSKQDFDVWALKQKEKPFFWAGLKFFNVYGPNEYHKGRMASVVWHAYNQILKTGKMKLFRSHNPAYKDGEQMRDFIFVKDVAEVCLFLMHHRKNSGIYNLGSGRSRTFLDLVKAVFASVGKPEQIEFIDTPVDIRNKYQYFTEANMGKLKGIGYDKKFYELEEGVKEYVQKHVVGLN, encoded by the coding sequence ATGATTATTGTCACCGGAGCGGCTGGCTTTATTGGCAGCTATTTGATTAAAAGACTAAACGAAGATAACTTCAATGCCATTATCGCTGTCGACCTATTCGATAATGTAGAGAAGAATAAAAACCTTGTAGGCCTAAAAATTCAAGAGCGGGTCAACCGTGATGAATTTTTATCATGGCTAGATCAAAACAATGAACTGGTAGAGTTTGTCTTTCACATCGGTGCTAGAACAGATACTACTGAATTTGACAGCGCATTGTTAAATCGGCTAAATACTCAATACACAAAAGATTTGTGGCAAAAATGCTGCCGCTATCAGTTGCCATTGGTTTACGCCTCTTCGGCTGCCACCTACGGGCTTGGCGAAATGGGTTATGATGACGATGAATCAAAAATCGAATTGCTCAAGCCATTGAACCCCTACGGGCAATCAAAACAAGACTTTGATGTGTGGGCATTAAAACAAAAAGAGAAACCGTTCTTTTGGGCGGGGCTTAAGTTTTTTAACGTGTATGGTCCTAACGAGTATCACAAAGGCAGAATGGCTTCTGTGGTCTGGCATGCCTACAACCAAATTTTGAAAACCGGTAAGATGAAGCTTTTCCGTTCGCACAACCCAGCTTATAAAGATGGAGAACAGATGCGTGATTTTATTTTTGTGAAAGATGTAGCTGAGGTATGTCTGTTTTTGATGCACCATCGAAAAAATTCAGGCATTTACAACTTAGGGTCCGGCAGATCTCGAACTTTTTTGGATTTAGTGAAGGCGGTATTTGCATCCGTGGGGAAGCCTGAGCAGATTGAGTTTATTGATACTCCAGTGGACATACGCAACAAGTATCAATACTTCACCGAAGCGAATATGGGTAAGCTAAAAGGTATTGGGTATGATAAAAAGTTTTATGAGTTGGAGGAGGGAGTAAAGGAGTATGTTCAAAAACATGTTGTGGGTTTGAACTGA
- a CDS encoding redoxin domain-containing protein, with amino-acid sequence MLSNTIGRREMVRLLLTFAAFLAFTPNSLSQSGVSRNSKTEIVTVTVFLSLDCPISQKYITKLNAIFETYSQSGIDWTFIVPGKVKKRDLKRFAKEYRTLFTLAADKSKPALTDYFGATVTPEVFVQKNGKIVYSGAIDNWFYELGKYRQQTTEDYLVNALESILKNKEPEVKRTPPIGCPIQ; translated from the coding sequence GTGCTTTCGAATACAATAGGGCGAAGAGAAATGGTGCGTCTTTTGTTAACTTTTGCTGCATTCTTGGCGTTTACACCAAACTCCCTTTCACAAAGTGGAGTAAGTCGAAATTCTAAAACGGAAATCGTTACTGTTACTGTCTTTTTGAGCTTAGATTGTCCGATATCTCAGAAATATATTACCAAGTTAAACGCTATTTTTGAGACCTACAGCCAATCTGGAATAGATTGGACTTTTATTGTTCCTGGAAAAGTCAAGAAAAGAGACTTGAAGAGATTCGCGAAAGAATATCGGACACTTTTCACATTAGCTGCGGATAAAAGTAAACCAGCCCTTACAGATTATTTTGGAGCGACAGTAACGCCCGAAGTTTTTGTTCAAAAGAATGGCAAGATTGTATACAGTGGCGCTATTGATAATTGGTTTTACGAATTAGGAAAGTATAGACAACAAACAACAGAAGACTATTTGGTAAACGCACTTGAATCCATTTTGAAGAATAAGGAGCCGGAAGTAAAAAGGACACCCCCTATCGGATGCCCTATTCAATAA
- a CDS encoding SusD/RagB family nutrient-binding outer membrane lipoprotein → MKTLNKTRIKSSLIFLMILSVSSCNLFDLDINKDPNNPQTVTPDLLLPTVVYSASSTFAGGVNDNAAGFVGGMISSADSYDLTQSSYVNTWQALYRGPLKDLDEMIKFCEKVGNQPGYLGIAQVLKAYYFSLMVDLWGDVPYFDALKGNNASGPVQNPKYDKGEDIYADLLLLIDKAVVNLGAVDPIDTRTGDPIFGPNSSSTTVQRNQWIATANSLKLRLLIQTRLTKDNSAAIQDVLTKPLITSTANDFQFQFGRLLNPDNRHPWYQSAYTGAENGFTYFGHQIMFEMLRDRDPRFPFYFKRQRNTVLDFNDPTQRNTATCTTAPCYYGYFPVNGNAKTELQNAGVISTPETAADRALLAGIFGRDRGDRSGVPLDGSYRTAPGVYPAGGFYDDGVFLASGAASRSVRGNNAFGAGVFPMITSYNVLFYRIEALLTGLAPGGAGAARPLVDQAIRAHIEKVAAFGASLDASSIAPTSASIDAFVAKQMSYYDGATSDSQRLDRAMKIAWFCNFGNGFEIYNTFRRTGFPTDIRPAIQPTVRNFPNRLPYSLDDLNLNSSVTDAQRNIAFDVDKVFWAK, encoded by the coding sequence ATGAAAACACTAAATAAAACTAGGATAAAGAGTTCCTTGATATTTTTGATGATCCTTTCAGTATCAAGTTGTAATCTGTTTGATTTGGATATCAATAAAGATCCTAATAATCCGCAAACGGTCACGCCAGATTTGCTCTTGCCAACAGTAGTATACTCGGCTTCGAGTACTTTTGCTGGTGGTGTAAACGACAATGCTGCTGGATTTGTTGGGGGTATGATTTCCTCTGCAGATTCTTATGATCTTACTCAAAGCTCATATGTCAATACGTGGCAAGCTTTGTACCGCGGACCTCTAAAAGATTTAGATGAAATGATCAAGTTTTGCGAGAAAGTTGGCAATCAGCCAGGTTACTTAGGCATAGCTCAAGTTCTAAAGGCATATTATTTCTCGCTGATGGTAGATTTATGGGGCGATGTACCCTATTTTGATGCCTTAAAAGGTAATAACGCCTCTGGCCCAGTTCAAAACCCGAAATATGACAAAGGTGAAGATATTTATGCTGACTTGCTGCTTTTGATTGACAAGGCGGTAGTAAACCTAGGTGCTGTTGATCCTATTGACACACGTACTGGTGATCCCATTTTCGGACCTAATTCGAGCAGTACAACAGTCCAACGAAACCAATGGATTGCGACAGCCAATTCATTAAAATTACGATTACTCATTCAGACGCGTTTGACTAAGGATAATTCAGCTGCTATTCAAGATGTGCTCACCAAACCGCTCATTACCTCCACGGCAAATGATTTCCAATTTCAATTTGGCCGTTTATTAAATCCAGATAATCGTCATCCTTGGTATCAATCTGCTTACACAGGTGCAGAAAATGGGTTTACTTATTTTGGTCACCAGATTATGTTTGAAATGTTAAGAGACAGAGATCCTCGTTTCCCCTTTTATTTCAAGAGGCAACGCAATACAGTTCTGGATTTCAATGATCCTACACAGCGAAACACGGCCACTTGCACAACTGCACCTTGTTACTACGGTTATTTTCCAGTTAATGGGAATGCCAAGACTGAACTTCAAAATGCTGGTGTCATTTCAACTCCTGAGACAGCAGCTGATAGAGCGTTGTTAGCAGGTATTTTTGGCCGCGATCGGGGAGACCGATCTGGTGTTCCATTAGATGGATCTTATCGCACTGCGCCTGGTGTATATCCAGCAGGTGGTTTTTATGATGACGGGGTATTTCTAGCTTCTGGGGCAGCTTCTCGTTCAGTACGAGGCAACAATGCGTTCGGTGCTGGTGTCTTTCCTATGATTACTTCCTACAACGTTCTATTTTACAGAATCGAGGCGCTATTAACGGGTTTAGCGCCTGGGGGTGCGGGTGCTGCGAGACCTTTGGTGGATCAAGCTATTAGAGCACATATTGAAAAAGTGGCTGCTTTTGGTGCTTCTTTGGATGCCAGTTCAATTGCTCCCACTTCGGCTTCTATTGATGCTTTTGTGGCCAAACAAATGTCTTATTATGATGGTGCAACTAGCGACAGTCAAAGATTGGACAGAGCTATGAAAATTGCGTGGTTTTGTAATTTTGGTAATGGGTTTGAAATATACAATACGTTTAGACGAACCGGTTTCCCTACAGATATTAGGCCCGCTATCCAGCCTACCGTTCGCAATTTCCCAAATCGATTGCCATACTCGTTGGACGACCTCAATCTGAATAGTAGCGTGACAGACGCCCAACGCAATATTGCGTTTGATGTTGACAAAGTTTTCTGGGCTAAATAA
- a CDS encoding SusC/RagA family TonB-linked outer membrane protein, producing MRENLLSRIFVLCFLVISTMALAQERTVKGKVTSAEDGSGLPGVNVVVKGTTNGTVTDAEGNYNLNAPANGGSLVFSFIGLKTSEVAIGDRSTIDVSLASDVQQLSEVVVTAAGIEREKKALGYSVASVSGASMQQRSEPDPLRALQGKMPGVNISGAGGAPGQSTRINIRGFSSLTGNTQPLFVVDGIPFDNGVNAYQGANSGSQSNNAAQGTQYSNRAFDLDPNNIEAITVLKGAAAAALYGSRATNGVVVVTTKAGKKNSKKGLEIAYNGSVNFEEISGIPDFQNKYMQGSNQNYNGGFIGNWGAPFPQYVDQINQTYFGGLPRYSRVYATGYPEGTIPNQLTGVGFGIGQGYGALFPQYIADVDYNGNGILDDAVAEPARPYDIIGGFFQRGSLVENGITINSGGEKHSINAGFSRMSNVGITPNQETGRTSINFGGSGTLDNGLFISGSVNYVNTTQQTPQVGPSIFTDYSGGAEGSIFSRIFYLPRNFDLNGLPFENPVNGNNVFYRALDNPRWIAKYNLYNSNVHRVFGNMTFQYDIKDWLQVTFKGGMNTYSEARRSVTRKGGVALPAGQIFLNDLVNTEQDYNLIFTATKDIAPKLSFRGIFGGNANQRDFTDAATGGADFIVPDLYTLRNTSSQINFYDNRRQRRLFGVYTDLQFTYNKFLNVNLVARNDWASTLPVENRSFFYPGASVSFVLTDATDVLNNVLSFAKIRAAYTNVGREADPYLTNTVYQVSTPFTGAAGTVYRRASLGNQVGNLTLVNEKTREVEFGAEFTHKSGRVSLDITYFKRNSIDQIIPVRTSSSSGFSEAIVNAGEIENRGWEIGLDVTPLKMSNGFTWNIYGAFTRLRTEVINAGPQGQILLGGVGGGNSGVLGNIHKKGSPFGQIYGTRNARDEEGNLLINGSTGLPYPDNVATIIGNPIPDFTLGLTNTFSWKGITLTALLDWKQGGQFYSVTAASLFLRGQLQIQEDREGNRVVPGVYGDPTKQVATALLDDNGNKIRNTTGVNAFDYHFTNGFGAYGADETNVYDGTVIRLREISLGYSIPKNLLSKTPFGSARISISGRNLWWKAPNVLQGLNLDPEVLATTADTNIQGFEAGATPTTRRYGVNISLTF from the coding sequence ATGAGAGAAAATCTACTGTCAAGGATTTTCGTTTTGTGTTTTTTAGTCATTTCCACAATGGCTTTAGCGCAAGAGCGAACAGTCAAAGGCAAGGTGACATCTGCAGAGGATGGATCTGGATTGCCTGGCGTAAACGTGGTAGTCAAAGGGACTACAAACGGTACAGTTACTGATGCGGAGGGTAACTACAATTTAAATGCTCCTGCAAACGGGGGTAGTCTGGTATTTTCATTCATTGGACTAAAGACTTCTGAGGTTGCCATTGGTGATAGATCTACCATCGATGTTTCACTTGCATCGGATGTTCAGCAGCTATCAGAAGTAGTTGTAACTGCTGCTGGTATAGAGCGTGAGAAAAAAGCGTTAGGTTACTCAGTGGCAAGTGTTTCTGGCGCATCGATGCAACAACGCTCAGAGCCAGATCCATTACGTGCATTGCAAGGAAAGATGCCGGGAGTAAACATTAGTGGAGCTGGTGGTGCCCCAGGACAGTCCACCAGAATAAATATTAGAGGGTTCTCTTCATTAACAGGAAATACACAGCCTTTGTTTGTAGTTGATGGTATTCCCTTTGATAATGGTGTAAACGCTTATCAAGGAGCTAATTCCGGGAGCCAATCAAACAATGCGGCTCAAGGCACTCAATATTCCAACCGTGCGTTTGACCTTGATCCAAACAATATAGAGGCCATTACAGTGTTAAAAGGTGCAGCTGCAGCAGCACTTTATGGTTCACGTGCAACCAATGGAGTAGTGGTTGTTACTACAAAAGCTGGTAAAAAGAATTCCAAGAAAGGACTTGAAATCGCTTATAATGGATCTGTCAATTTTGAAGAGATTTCGGGGATACCTGATTTTCAAAATAAGTACATGCAGGGCTCTAACCAAAACTACAATGGAGGTTTTATTGGTAACTGGGGAGCTCCTTTCCCACAGTATGTAGATCAAATCAATCAGACATATTTCGGAGGACTACCTCGCTATTCAAGGGTTTATGCAACGGGTTATCCCGAGGGCACTATTCCTAACCAATTAACTGGCGTAGGCTTTGGTATAGGTCAGGGATATGGCGCGTTGTTCCCACAGTATATTGCTGATGTAGATTACAACGGCAACGGCATTTTAGATGATGCTGTTGCGGAACCCGCAAGGCCTTATGATATAATTGGTGGGTTCTTTCAAAGGGGTTCTTTAGTTGAAAACGGAATCACAATCAACAGTGGTGGTGAGAAACACTCTATTAATGCGGGTTTTTCCAGGATGTCAAATGTGGGTATTACACCAAATCAGGAAACCGGTCGCACATCTATAAATTTTGGCGGTTCGGGTACGTTGGACAACGGCTTGTTTATCTCCGGTAGTGTGAACTATGTTAATACAACTCAGCAAACACCTCAAGTGGGACCTTCAATATTTACCGATTATTCAGGAGGCGCAGAAGGCTCCATATTTTCCAGGATATTTTATCTGCCAAGAAACTTTGATTTAAATGGCCTACCATTTGAGAATCCAGTAAATGGCAATAATGTATTTTACCGTGCCTTGGATAATCCGCGGTGGATTGCCAAATACAACCTGTACAATAGTAATGTTCATCGCGTATTCGGAAATATGACTTTCCAATACGACATAAAAGATTGGTTGCAAGTAACTTTCAAAGGAGGTATGAACACTTATTCAGAAGCAAGAAGAAGTGTTACTCGTAAAGGCGGTGTTGCGCTTCCAGCGGGGCAGATCTTTTTAAATGACTTGGTTAATACCGAGCAGGATTATAACTTGATCTTTACAGCCACAAAAGACATTGCACCAAAGCTCAGTTTTAGAGGTATTTTCGGTGGTAACGCAAATCAGAGAGACTTTACTGATGCCGCTACTGGCGGAGCTGATTTTATTGTTCCTGATTTATACACACTAAGAAACACGTCTTCTCAAATCAACTTTTACGATAATAGGAGACAACGGAGACTTTTTGGTGTCTATACTGATTTGCAGTTTACCTACAATAAATTTTTAAATGTAAACTTAGTAGCCCGAAATGATTGGGCCTCTACGTTGCCTGTGGAAAACAGAAGCTTTTTCTATCCTGGAGCGAGCGTTTCTTTTGTATTAACTGATGCAACAGATGTGTTAAACAATGTTTTGAGTTTTGCTAAAATAAGAGCGGCCTACACAAATGTGGGTCGGGAAGCCGATCCGTATCTTACCAACACCGTGTATCAAGTTTCTACTCCATTTACAGGAGCAGCTGGAACCGTCTACAGGAGGGCATCCTTAGGAAATCAAGTGGGTAACCTGACGCTAGTGAACGAGAAGACGCGTGAGGTGGAGTTTGGTGCCGAGTTTACGCACAAGAGTGGTCGGGTTAGTTTAGATATTACTTATTTTAAACGCAACTCTATTGACCAAATTATTCCTGTTAGGACTTCTTCGTCTAGTGGATTTAGTGAAGCAATTGTAAATGCTGGGGAGATAGAAAATCGTGGATGGGAAATTGGATTGGATGTCACCCCCTTGAAAATGTCTAATGGCTTTACATGGAATATTTATGGTGCCTTTACCCGCTTGCGTACAGAGGTTATTAACGCTGGGCCACAGGGACAGATTCTTCTTGGTGGAGTTGGTGGAGGTAATAGTGGTGTGTTGGGAAATATCCATAAAAAAGGTTCTCCTTTTGGCCAAATCTATGGGACGCGTAACGCTAGAGATGAAGAAGGCAATTTGCTGATTAATGGATCTACTGGTTTGCCTTACCCAGATAATGTCGCCACAATCATTGGTAATCCTATTCCGGATTTCACACTTGGATTAACAAATACATTTAGCTGGAAAGGCATTACTTTGACTGCACTATTGGATTGGAAACAAGGAGGGCAATTCTATTCAGTGACGGCAGCATCCTTGTTCCTACGTGGCCAATTGCAGATTCAGGAAGACAGGGAAGGTAATCGTGTAGTGCCAGGTGTATATGGAGATCCGACTAAGCAGGTGGCAACGGCACTTTTAGACGACAATGGAAATAAGATTAGAAACACAACTGGCGTCAACGCATTTGACTACCACTTTACCAATGGATTTGGAGCCTATGGCGCAGACGAAACCAATGTTTATGACGGCACAGTTATTCGCCTTAGAGAGATCTCATTAGGCTACAGCATCCCTAAGAATTTGCTTTCAAAGACTCCCTTCGGGTCAGCACGAATTTCCATATCAGGGAGAAACCTTTGGTGGAAAGCACCCAATGTATTGCAAGGGCTAAACCTTGATCCCGAGGTATTGGCAACTACTGCAGATACAAATATTCAGGGGTTTGAAGCAGGAGCTACTCCTACCACCAGACGTTACGGAGTGAATATCTCATTGACTTTTTAG
- a CDS encoding NAD(P)-dependent oxidoreductase has product MRILVTGANGLLGQKLVELILTKEDYLIATAKSKLVLHLTKGEYYQLDITNKDQVLEVISKAKPDVVINTAAMTNVDLCESEREKCWASNVTSVENLVAACALSNTHLIHLSTDFIFDGTHGPLDEEAIPNPISYYGESKWAAEKVVQSSTIPWTITRTVLVYGVTKDMSRSNIVLWVKKSLEEGKTINVVNDQWRTPTLAEDLAMGCYLAATKKATGIFNISGEEIMTPYDIAIATADFFLLDKSLIKETDSSKFTQAAKRPPRTGFIVKKAKMLLNFSPHTFSKGLFILTRG; this is encoded by the coding sequence ATGAGAATACTAGTTACAGGTGCCAACGGCCTGCTTGGCCAGAAATTGGTTGAACTCATTTTAACCAAAGAGGATTACCTCATTGCCACAGCAAAATCAAAATTGGTTTTGCATCTTACAAAAGGGGAGTACTACCAATTGGACATTACGAATAAAGACCAAGTGCTGGAGGTAATCTCAAAAGCCAAGCCAGATGTGGTCATCAATACCGCAGCCATGACCAATGTTGACTTATGCGAATCTGAACGCGAAAAATGTTGGGCCAGCAATGTTACTTCCGTAGAAAATCTAGTGGCTGCCTGTGCCCTTTCAAACACTCACTTAATTCATCTATCTACAGATTTTATTTTTGATGGCACCCATGGCCCGCTGGATGAGGAAGCTATTCCCAATCCAATAAGTTATTATGGTGAAAGTAAGTGGGCTGCAGAAAAAGTTGTTCAAAGTAGCACTATACCCTGGACAATTACCCGAACCGTGTTGGTATACGGGGTTACGAAAGACATGAGCCGCTCTAATATTGTGCTTTGGGTAAAAAAGAGTTTAGAAGAAGGAAAGACCATTAATGTGGTAAACGACCAATGGCGCACACCCACCTTGGCCGAAGACCTAGCGATGGGTTGCTACCTGGCTGCAACCAAAAAAGCTACAGGAATTTTCAACATTTCAGGCGAAGAAATAATGACACCTTATGATATAGCCATCGCCACAGCCGATTTTTTTTTACTTGATAAATCGTTAATCAAAGAAACCGATTCTTCTAAGTTTACCCAAGCTGCCAAAAGGCCTCCGAGAACGGGGTTTATTGTAAAAAAGGCCAAAATGTTGTTAAATTTTAGCCCACATACCTTTAGTAAAGGCCTTTTTATACTAACTCGAGGCTAA
- a CDS encoding peptidylprolyl isomerase yields MNKSLIAFSLLVLSLVSSCAQKSGKSDYVVTIKTSYGDMVAILYDETPKHKANFIKLAKEHYFDSLLFHRVIAEFMIQGGDPDSKRAQPGQLLGQGGPGYTVDAEFNPNLFHEKGALSAARLGDEQNPTKASSGSQFYIVQGTVILSSDLEDLRIDQMKFNTAFRQVMQNPANQPLIDTLNKIYLTGDMQAYKKKIFSLVPRIEKETGMTLAKFVSPEKIKAYTTVGGAPHLDGGYTVFGKVIKGLEIIDKIASVQTNGERPLEDIRMVVMVEEMPKSKITKLYGYVFTEAPNK; encoded by the coding sequence ATGAACAAATCATTGATTGCTTTTAGTTTGCTGGTGTTAAGTCTTGTATCGAGCTGTGCTCAGAAATCGGGGAAATCAGATTATGTGGTTACCATCAAAACATCGTATGGCGACATGGTGGCAATATTGTATGACGAAACGCCCAAGCACAAAGCGAATTTTATAAAGCTTGCCAAAGAACATTATTTCGACAGTCTATTGTTTCATCGAGTAATTGCTGAATTTATGATCCAAGGTGGCGATCCAGATTCGAAGCGTGCACAACCCGGCCAGCTGTTGGGTCAAGGAGGTCCTGGGTATACGGTGGATGCAGAATTTAATCCAAATCTTTTTCATGAGAAGGGTGCGTTATCTGCGGCACGTTTGGGCGATGAACAAAACCCAACCAAGGCATCGAGTGGAAGTCAATTTTATATCGTGCAAGGAACGGTTATCCTCTCTTCTGATTTAGAAGATTTGCGTATCGATCAGATGAAATTTAATACCGCCTTCCGTCAAGTCATGCAAAACCCAGCCAATCAGCCATTGATTGATACACTCAACAAGATATATCTAACAGGCGATATGCAGGCCTACAAAAAGAAGATTTTCAGTTTAGTGCCGCGAATAGAAAAAGAGACTGGAATGACACTTGCGAAATTTGTTTCTCCCGAAAAAATAAAAGCATATACTACAGTTGGCGGTGCTCCACATCTAGATGGCGGCTACACCGTGTTTGGTAAAGTGATCAAAGGTCTTGAGATAATTGATAAAATTGCCTCGGTTCAAACAAATGGAGAAAGGCCATTGGAAGACATTCGTATGGTAGTAATGGTTGAAGAAATGCCAAAAAGTAAGATCACCAAACTATACGGATACGTGTTTACTGAAGCACCTAATAAATAA
- a CDS encoding DNA polymerase III subunit delta, protein MNFTSIPGLSEIKSTLIRAAQSNHIAHAQLFAGKQGSLNLPLALAYATYLHCQNKSSEGACGVCPACSKSLKYVHPDTSFVFPLGNIKNDKDEERFKSEILKSWRSFLIEQPFGDLTDWINYYGGEDKQALISREESREIIKTLTLKPFESPYKVMLIWQPELMHPSAANGILKILEEPPTNTFFILVTNAVERLLPTIISRTQLVQVPMLSDQELEEFLISKGDTDEAKRKEVVRLAEGNLNAALKWMDTEEDHFQDRFVGWMRTCHKRDYAGLVGMAEEFHELDKLGQRNFIHYSSGLLRETLLHSVGAKSISRATAAETDFLKNFGKVMNVEKVERASGLLTQAAYHLERNGSPKMIFLDTSLQLAQIINP, encoded by the coding sequence ATGAACTTCACCTCCATCCCTGGTTTGTCAGAAATAAAAAGCACACTTATACGTGCTGCTCAATCAAACCACATCGCTCATGCCCAATTGTTTGCCGGTAAGCAAGGGTCGCTCAATTTGCCATTGGCATTGGCGTATGCTACCTATTTGCATTGTCAAAATAAATCCAGTGAAGGTGCTTGTGGTGTGTGCCCGGCATGTAGCAAAAGTTTAAAATATGTCCATCCCGATACCAGCTTTGTTTTTCCGTTGGGCAATATCAAAAACGATAAAGATGAGGAACGCTTTAAATCAGAGATATTAAAATCGTGGCGAAGCTTTTTGATTGAGCAACCCTTTGGTGATTTAACAGATTGGATCAACTATTATGGAGGTGAGGACAAACAGGCGCTGATCTCCCGAGAAGAAAGTAGAGAAATCATTAAAACACTTACGCTAAAACCTTTTGAGAGCCCCTACAAAGTGATGCTTATTTGGCAGCCTGAATTGATGCATCCCTCAGCAGCTAACGGTATATTAAAAATTTTAGAGGAACCTCCCACCAATACCTTTTTTATATTGGTGACCAACGCAGTTGAGCGGTTACTGCCCACCATTATTTCGCGCACACAGTTGGTGCAAGTACCGATGCTTTCCGATCAAGAGTTGGAAGAGTTTTTAATTTCAAAAGGTGACACCGATGAAGCAAAGCGCAAAGAAGTAGTGCGATTGGCGGAGGGGAATTTAAATGCCGCCTTGAAGTGGATGGATACAGAAGAAGATCATTTCCAAGATCGATTCGTAGGCTGGATGCGCACATGCCATAAACGCGATTATGCCGGGCTTGTGGGCATGGCCGAAGAGTTTCATGAATTAGATAAATTGGGTCAACGGAATTTCATACACTATAGCAGTGGATTGCTACGTGAAACATTGCTGCATTCCGTGGGTGCGAAATCGATCAGTCGTGCTACGGCTGCCGAGACCGATTTCCTGAAAAATTTTGGCAAAGTGATGAATGTGGAAAAAGTAGAAAGGGCATCGGGTTTACTAACGCAAGCAGCCTATCACCTTGAGCGCAATGGCAGTCCTAAAATGATTTTTTTGGATACATCGTTGCAGCTCGCACAGATTATTAATCCTTAA
- a CDS encoding GlmU family protein, which produces MNLILFDHPTIRQNLLPFTFTRPVATIRTGILTIAEKWEKRLNLTPSFSTESYLTKKFPLRHENDNLWINGALCPDADLVDAVLKLNNGDALTKNNMILAVRTPDDEVPEVIAGKVNEYQREIILIDQMWKIFQHNGNQLGADFQLITKGRKSEAILDKHTRTYNEQNIFIEPGVKIWSAILNAENGPIYLGKNSQVQEGAMIRGPFALGEGSVVNMGGKMRGDVSIGPGCKVGGEVSASVFFANSNKAHDGFLGCSVIGEWCNFGADSNTSNLKNNYENVKLWSYAKNGFTDTGLVFCGLMMADHSKCGINTMFNTGTVTGVSSNIFGDGFPRNIIPSYSWGGAAGFTTYQFEKAIHTAQKAMERRGIPLTELDKEIYKIVFESTAKERVWEKISNS; this is translated from the coding sequence ATGAACCTTATTCTTTTCGATCACCCCACCATCCGTCAAAATTTATTGCCTTTTACGTTTACCCGACCGGTGGCCACTATCCGAACAGGCATTTTAACGATTGCTGAAAAATGGGAGAAGCGATTGAATCTTACTCCCTCATTTTCGACAGAGTCGTATCTCACCAAAAAATTCCCACTTCGGCATGAAAACGATAATCTTTGGATCAACGGGGCACTTTGTCCGGATGCAGATTTGGTCGATGCCGTGTTGAAATTAAATAATGGCGATGCACTCACCAAAAACAATATGATACTGGCCGTGCGCACCCCTGACGATGAAGTGCCAGAAGTGATTGCAGGCAAAGTGAATGAATACCAACGTGAAATTATATTGATCGACCAGATGTGGAAGATTTTTCAACACAATGGCAATCAATTAGGAGCAGATTTTCAACTCATCACCAAGGGAAGAAAATCCGAAGCCATTTTGGATAAACATACCCGAACCTATAACGAACAAAATATTTTTATTGAGCCAGGAGTAAAAATTTGGTCAGCTATTCTAAATGCAGAAAATGGTCCGATCTACTTGGGAAAAAATTCGCAAGTGCAAGAAGGAGCAATGATTCGTGGGCCTTTTGCACTAGGGGAGGGCTCTGTCGTGAACATGGGCGGAAAAATGCGGGGCGATGTTTCGATTGGCCCGGGTTGTAAGGTTGGTGGCGAAGTGAGCGCTTCTGTTTTTTTCGCAAATAGCAACAAAGCCCACGATGGTTTTTTGGGTTGCTCGGTGATAGGGGAGTGGTGTAACTTCGGTGCCGATAGTAACACTTCAAATTTGAAAAACAATTATGAAAACGTGAAGTTGTGGAGCTATGCGAAAAACGGGTTCACCGACACAGGGTTGGTGTTTTGTGGTTTGATGATGGCCGACCACAGCAAGTGCGGCATCAACACCATGTTCAATACAGGCACGGTTACGGGCGTGAGCTCAAATATTTTTGGCGATGGCTTTCCGCGAAATATCATCCCTTCGTATTCGTGGGGGGGGGCAGCAGGTTTTACTACCTATCAATTTGAAAAAGCGATTCACACGGCACAAAAAGCAATGGAGCGCAGGGGCATCCCGTTAACAGAACTCGATAAGGAAATTTATAAAATTGTTTTTGAATCAACCGCGAAAGAAAGAGTGTGGGAGAAAATCTCAAACTCATGA